Genomic DNA from Prunus persica cultivar Lovell chromosome G1, Prunus_persica_NCBIv2, whole genome shotgun sequence:
ATGACTTAATAAATAGACGAATATCTCGTTTTTAGTAAATAAGAAAAGattcatgaaaaataattaagtggttaaatgattttttattataatgatatttttttagagatgatctttgaatgaagtcctaaaaattgaaatgttgGAACATGGTAAAGTAGACATTAATATTAGAGCAAAGTAATGCATGTTTGGCAATCTTTGCCAAGTGATGACAGGGTGTATCtaattcaaacttttaatgacttttataGAGTTTAAAAGTTTAGAGGTATTCAATTTAGACTTTTAAAGAGTATATAAAAGTTTAGTGGTATTCAATcgtgacttttaaaaagtatttaaaagtttggtggtattcagttatgacttttaaaaagtatgtaaaagtttggtggtatccaaaaagttaatgacttttaaaaagcttaTTAAATGAATGACTTTTCTATACTTTTAAGGCTAATTGTTAAGAGCAAAAGTCTTGCCAATTTACTAGTGACTTTTATAACTCTATAAAAGCATTTAAGAATTTGTCATCTCTATGAAAGTCActcacttaaaaaaagtctTTATAAGTATGAATTGGATACACCTCCCGTAGTCCAACTGTGCAATGGTGTTGACATCCCACAACAACTGTCAGAAATTCACTTAGGTTTGAAATTGGATGATCTTTATTCAAATAGAACTAAAGTATTTATACAAGTGGTGGGTACTTGGTCTCCAAGTACGTTCCTATTTGGGTACAATTACCTATAATTACATGGAATTATAATATCACAATAAAGGGAAAGTAAATCACAGAGATTGGAGTGCCTGATTTTGTGCAGATTTAGCGCCATCTCTATTAACAACTACAAACATATTTGAAGTGAAACAGGAAGCAGCCTGTCAACCTAATTGATCCAACTAAACAAAGTAGCTAAGCTAAGTTACATGGTGCATTGGACGCCTGGCTCATGTCTGTTTGGTGTGTAAGACATTTTGCAGTTTCCTTCAATAGCCTCCAAGGAATGTGACAATTTGAGAGCTTGGGAAGCAAACGCAGATAAGTCAGAACACAACAATAACAACACTGAGAAAGAATCATTGGGCCTCCTAAATGGGCTTTTCAGTTCCAAGTCTTTGTTTCTCGGGCTcctctttgtttattttctaccAAAGTTTGCTGTTATTATTTGGGCCTAGCCTAATCTTACCTAGGTCCAAATCCTATGAgctttattatttacttttttccCATACAAAAGCTGGAAATTGTACATAGAATTTCAGGTAAATTGACGAATTCTCTTAATTATTTGAACTATGAAGCCCTTTACAATTTTAAGAATAGAGCATTTAATCCTACAATTACGTCTAAACTTAAGGCTTTCTCTCAGTTGAACCGAAGTACAAAACGAAACTCATCGAATGAGAACGTAAGTGATGAATACATGGCTACACAACAACATACAAAGATAAAATGAAATCCATCCACACTTTGAGCTAAAAAGAAGGATGACCACAACCCATTGATATGGTAGGGTAACATGCAAATGGTGTTACACGTTCGTCAGCAAGAAAACTTGTTTGTGCAACATAAcacagagaaaaacaaaaggcctTCAGAATCCTAAAAAGCTACAAGGATATCCCAGCTCAGCTGAGATAGCCTTCTTCCTTCCCGTCCCAggataaaattaattaattaacacatACTTCCTGCCAAAAGGCTCACTCCACAAGATCTGATCTGCATTCtgcaccaaaaagaaaaagaaaaaattaacctcacataaaataaaatatcattagTTTAATTTTCTGAATCTTCTCCTGGTCACTTGGTAATTACAAGAGCATCCAGGTCaataattaagaattaaaatccTAAGTATTTGGGTCAACCCAGCTTTATTCTAATAACCCACAATCTGACAATTCACTAAGGCCTGAACCAAAGGGCTCTCCAAAGACTTTACTCGAATCCTCCAAATCACAAcaagtcatcatcatcatactTGAAATAATTAATCACCACCTAATTACTATTTGCATGTGTCAGTCAATAATTaatcaacaaataataataaaaaataaaacccaaagaaaaaagagaagccTCCTTCCTTATCGCCAGATGGATGCAGAATGTGTGCCACAAAGTACGCATGTAGTAGACACTATGATTTCGCATGAACTTCCTCTTTCAGAGAATGTGGGGAGTTGGGAAAGAGCAGATTGTGTCATTATGTGCTTAACCAGCCGCTAGGTTTTCTGCAAAGGGCCAAAcccttaaataaataaataattttaaattttaaaaaaaaggagaaaaggaaaaaaaaaaaaaaacacaaaattagtGGGGTGAGGTGTCACGTGACATTGCCCCTTTATTTTTCATGGGACCACATGCTTCCTATTAAAGGTCACCTCACCCTATTGCATACCAAACTTTGTAAAAGTGGTAAAGTCCAAAGGTGAACACATTATGAGGCTCCTCTAATCTTATAAATATACATTTTAGTTTAGCTACCTTACTTGCAAGTGTGACATTAATGTAAAAAGTCATGATAGGGACCTTGATCGCACCGTACACGTGTCATCATGTCTCACCGATCGATGTCGATTTGCTTCGTGGGACCCGGAGAAGGTTTGATTTTCCCCTTGATGTGAAGGGCCAACGAACAAGACAATGTCTTATGTTGATGTTCCTTTGTGTTTGGGGAATATCGGCCTAAATATTTCAACTAAAAACCGTATTATATATATCCTATTATTATTAGGAAAGTTTCTAGGGTAGGATCCATGGAGTGTGATGGACCTCAAACCTAGCGAATCACCGACCTTTCGAAATCTCCGCGCGCCAAAACTACATTGCCTCTCGCTGTCGCTACGCCAGGCACCAAAACTAACGGTAGAGTAAATGCTAAgaaatattaaattacttcTACATTCTCCAAAAAGCCCTTTTGCATATATATGCCAAAGATTTGGCTCCAGTGTTATCCATAGGGGTAAGAAAGTAATATCGACTAACATAATGACAAAATGTAAATAGGGACCAATAATAAGTCTCATTAATAAAATTCACGGGATTTTTCATGGTCAGTGTTTACCTTATAAATGTTGCATCGGTTCAAGATTATTGCTATGAAATTTATTAACCAATTTTGATAGGGCCCTCCTCCATAATATTTTAGGGCGTTATTAAGGGTGTGTAAATGTTTATTAGTCATGGTTATCATCCAATGGCTAATGTGAGAGGTAAACATCACTTCCTTTTGGTCTTAAAACATAtagaaaaacttttttttatgaagagaAATGTATTACTCGTATAAAAAACATGTTGCATTGAATCTTTGCGAAATATGTGTGGTATTAGGAAGTAAAGTGTGAAATGAAGAGGGCCAATGCATATTGGGGAATATGGGCCCATTTTACTAAATCGTCTTAGGATATGAAATTATGAGAACCGGCCGTTACAatctaaataaataactttAAGATACGGCAAATATATGACTAATTAATAACAATATCTGAGAAATTGAATATAGACTATAAGTTCACATTTACTGACTTTTATCTAGTGTCAGATGATGAATAGACAATTTTAACCATGTGTCAGATGTTGAAATAACGATTTTAACCTTGTGTCAGATGTTGAAGTGACGTTTTTAACTCCGTATCAGATGTTGTAGTGGCAATTTTTACCCATAATGAGCATGCAATTTGcacaaaaaatggaaatattttgttgggtttaaCCTTGTGAAAACAAAATCGTTGGTTATTCTCTTAAGGATGTGATATAGAACATATAAAAAATGTAAGAAGTTAAAGTAATTCTATTGGCATAGACTGCAACCTTGGGTTATTACCAAAGGCCAAAACCACTGCCAAGTTACTTCAACATAGGCAAAATAGTCAAAGACTCAAGGGACAAGTATTACACTTTACAAAGTCAAgtagtaaaaagaaaagaaaagaacgcAGACCAaagtaattaatataaaaaggataAAAGCCCAAAAGGGCAAAAGACCAAACACCAGAGGAGGAGGGAAGCGGGTGGTGAATGAGTGAGAATACAGAGTCTACCCTGCAAGGAAAAAacacagagaaagagagagaaactgagaaagaaagagagattgAGAAAATCCATACACAGTAAACTGTACGTtacctttttttaaagttgGGTGGGTGTGAGAAAACGcaaacatatatacatacagaCAGCTGTGGACTGTGGGGCTTTGGTGGTAGGGTCAAGGTTATCCCCACAAGAAAAATCCATAGCTACTCCTTTCTAACTCTCCCGCCTTCACTTCTACTTGAATCTCAACCTATTTGCAGCAGAGCAGACCCAGTCAAGTGACCCACCTCACCATGTCTTTCCTTTTTACAATTTAGAGAGAAGAACAAATATTCACTGCCAAAaaagtagagagagaaagtagtGGTAGTGGTAGTGGCTGATGAAGTAGTAGAGGTAGAGGGCTTGTGGTGGAGCTGCCTCTCTGGAAATGGACACCCCAGAGAGGAACCAGATCGGCACTCCCAAAGCCAAATTTGAGGTCAGCCTTTGTGCCCATTTTCTtgttctccttcttcttcttcttcttcttcttgttttttttttctttcaaattttaaggTTGTTGCtgaattgggttttgttatgtttctgaagtttttgCCTTGGTATTTCTCAATCTTGTGCAGTTTTGAGAAGGTTCTAGgcatttttgtatatatatatttttaaggtTGTTGCTgaattgggtttgttttgttttcgaGTTTTTTGCCTTGTTGTTTCTCAAGCTTGTGCATTTTTAACAAGGTTGACCTaggcatttttttaaaacaaaattttaaggtTGTCGCTgaattgggtttgttttgtttttgagtttttttgccttggttttaaaactaaattttaaGGTTGTTGCTgaattgtgttttgttttgtttttgagttttttggcCTTGGTTAAGCTTGTGCATTTTTGAGAAGGCTAGCTGaggcattttttttccttccttctttttggTTCATGGGGTGTTGCTCTGCATCACTGCATGTGGTTTAATCTTTGATTTTCAGCTGGATCAGGgctcatatatattttttaggtgGTCAATTGTATGTCCTATAGAAAGATTACAGTGATAATTCGTTTTAGATAATTTGTTGTcctcttttcctcttttaatttttttttggaaaattggTTTGCTTTATGTGGGTTTTGATATCTTGTGATTTAGATCTCAAATTGAGCTCAATTGTCACTAATTGGCTTCAGCAAGTCTCTTGCAAGATGATTTGTTTAGAAAGCTTATTTTGAGACTTGAGACTGTTGTTCAGGCctaatttttatcaattttacCTTTTTTGCTTGTAAACAGAAGTAATggaatttattttgaaatgtttttctttcatttaagATTCAATATATTGCTAACACAATGTCTTTTAGagccactttttttttgtaaaattttataaaagatTTTTGAGCCATTTATTACTTCATTCTATGTTACAAGAGGCCATAATTTGGTCAACCAGACTCAGAAAAGTTATTAACAGATCTGATATATGCATCTTCATGTATTTGCAGATAATGATTGTAGAGCATTCATTTTTGCCAGATTTTGTGGTCAACTATTTGCTTGATAggtgtatgtttgtttttcctATTCTCCTATTGTTGATGCTTGAGGATATGCGGATggttcttttacttttttggtGGTGCAGTAGagtttatatattaattttgtattgAAAACCcgtttcattttaatttctatttagTCCAGATTTTATGTTCCTATTGCTGTGTGtatgtaattattttaattaagaagaATTGTGTTCCTCATGTGCAGGATTCTCCTGTCTTTAACTACATCAATAGTCTTTCTCCTATCAAGCCAGTTAAGTCAGTACACATTACTCAGACGTTCAGCTCCCTCAGTTTTGCATCCCTTCCATCTGTTTTCACTTCGCCCCATGTCAGTGCTCACAAGGAATCCAGATTCCTCAGGAGGTAATTCACTGCTGTATTTCTTTGTACCTTTCTTTTTTACCTTATTCTTTGAgtaaattatacttttttttgttttcaggcATAACATTTCAGATCCGTCAAAACCCGAGTCCTCTCTAGAAAGTGGAAATAAAGTCTCTGCAAATGAAGATGCAGCTCAATTGTATATTAACTCAGAAGAGCTACGCGAAGATTGTGTTCAAGGGGTTTCTACAGGAGAAGATTCTGTAGAGCCATCTAGTGAACACTCAAAGTTTGTAATTGAGCTGCCACGGAATTTGAAATATGACTGTGGTAGCCCTGACTGTCACCCAACAACTCGTTGTGGTACTGAGGCACATTGTGAGTTGGAAGTGGCTGACTTGTCCGCTCCACTTGTTCCATATGTGCAAAAGACCTCTGAAGAAGGTTCATCCAGTGATGAAGCACATCTACAGATTATATGCCAGACTgtgcaaagaaaagaagggacAGGCTGTGATTGGGAGAGTTTGATTTGTGATGCTGCTGACCTGTTAATTTTTGATTCCCCCAATGGCACAGAGGCTTTCAAGGGGCTAATGCAGAATTCTCTGGACCCTGTAACAAGATTTTGTACTTCTCTTGCTCCGCAGCTCACGCAAAATGACGTCAATGATGAGCAAAACGTGCAAGTCCTTGATATGGTTGGTTCTGGCGGACAACTTGAAACTGAAGATCCTGCCTCTCAATATGGAGAAGCTAGTAAGCTGGAAAGAACAGAACAGATGGAGGGCCATTTAAATAATTGTATGGTTAGCAGTCAAAgtgagaaagaagataatAAAGTGGAAACACCCTTGCAGTTCAATTGTAAGGTATAGTATGCAACAAGGTTCCATCACCCACATTTCAGTAACATTTGCATAGATATATAATGAATAAGTAGCCTACTCCTATAGGTTGTACGGTAAGAGTTATACGTTTGtttgtattaattttatttgtattttctggTTACCCTCCTGCAGAACATTTATGCCATCTTGATAGTCCTCTTTAATATCTATTTTCCCTTTGCTGATTCtaattgtttgtttatatCGTTTTcattacctttttattttaattctttggTTGTACTGATAGTGTTTTCTCTGTTTGTGTATCAGCCTGCTGTTTTAAATTTGCAACGTGGCTTGCGAAGGCGCTGTCTAGATTTTGAGATGGCGGGAGCTCGTAGGAAGAGTTTAGATAATGTTTCAAACAGTAGTTCTAATATGCTATCTCAATCTGATGAAAAAATCGCCACAAATGATAAGCAACTAGTTCCTATGAAACCCGGTGGTGAATCCTCACGGTGCATCTTACCTGGAATTGGTTTGCACTTAAACGCTCTTGCAAAAACCTCAAAAGACTACAAAATCATTAAGTGTGAAAGTCTGGCTTATGGTAGGCAACTAAGTTTGCCCAACTCTACTGCCGACATTCATTCCCCCACCGGTCAAGGACCTGGTCATGAATCTTTCTCTTCAGCTTCTTCAGAAAGAGACATGGATGGCACTGAAAATGGGGTTCAGCTGGCGCACGATGCTTCCCAAGAACCTGCATTTTTAGCTAATGAAGAGTTCAACCAGAATAGCCCCAAAAAGAAGAGGCATGTGCTGTTGACTAGATATTCTCCATTAAAttattgtcatgttgattttcatttttcgtgtaattggtttgatttttttgtatatttatctatcatctcataattttcattggATTTGCAGGCGCAGGTTTGAACATGCTGGAGAAACTGAGTCTTGCAAACGTTGTAACTGTAAAAAATCGAAGTGTTTGAAACTGTAGGTTCATCTCCCTTTTAGTGAAGCCTAAAATTTTTGTTACGTCGCTTGCATTGAGATATAAGCATCTGGTTGATTAGTCCATTAGAAGTccttgattttattatttgactCATGATACTATTCATGTAGTTACTGCGAATGCTTTGCTGCTGGTGTCTACTGCATAGAACCATGTTCATGTCAAGAATGCTTCAACAAGCCTATCCATGAAGATACTGTTCTTGCAACTCGTAAACAGATTGAGTCTCGCAACCCACTTGCATTTGCTCCGAAAGTGATTAGGAGCTCTGATTCTGTTCCTGAACTTGGGgttagaaaataagtcaacTCTTCTCTGTTCTTTTTGCTAGTTGAACTGCAATCTAACCTGTAAAAGTTGTTTTCACTAGCAGGAGGAATCCAGCAAGACCCCAGCTTCTGCACGACATAAAAGAGGATGCAACTGCAAGAAATCAAGCTGCCTGAAAAAATACTGTGAATGCTATCAGGTTTTCCCCTCAGCATATTCTGTTTGCTTATAAAATCCTATTTAATCTTATTAacatttggttttcttttaaagGGCGGTGTTGGATGCTCTATTAGCTGCAGATGTGAAGGCTGTAAAAACGCATTTGGTAGAAAGGATGGTGAGTGAAGTGCTATGCTTGACATGCCTTTGATTTCTTATCATCTTTACATTTGTTCCTATGAAGTTCTTCAAGTGTGCTTGCTgattatctttatatttgctCCTTATTCTTTTGGAATTCAGGATCTTTTATAGGAACAGAAGCTGAGCTAGATGAGGAAGAAGCAGAAGCATGCGAAAAGAGTGTGGCTGAGAAACATcaacagaaaattgaaattcagaaaaatgaagagcAGCGCCTGGATTCTGCTCTTCCCACAACGCCTTTACGGCTTTCCAGGTTTAATTCTTAAACTGTTTGTGGGTTGAGAAGTTGATGTTTCATTGTTATAACGCCTCTAATGATACAATTTGTGTTCCAGACAAATGGTTTCACTGCCGTTTTCATCAAAGAACAAACCGCCGCGATCTTCTGTTTTTAGCATTGGAGGATCCTCTTCTGGATTGTATACAAGCCAGAAACTTGGACAACCAAATATTCTGCGACCCGAATCCAAGTTTGAGAGACATAGCCAATCTGTTCCTGAGGATGAAATGCCGGAGATTCTTCAAGGAGATGTATCTCCTAGCACCGGCGTCAAGACTGCTTCTCCCAATAGTAAGAGGGTGTGCCCTCCTAATACTGACTTTGGGCCATCACCCGGTCGAAGGACTGGCaggaaattaattttacaatCCATCCCTTCGTTTCCGTCTCTCACTCCCCAGCATTGAGAGCATTGAGATGGTCAGATTTTCGTTGTGGAAAGTAGAACAAAATCTTTTAGTTTGCTTAAGttatttagtttctttttgtatGTCATTTATTAAGTTAGTTTTCTGTACTTGTATAATAATATGTGGTATGGTATCCTGCTCTCATGATGCCCAACTCTTCGTTGTATAATATGGAATTTCAATCTATAGTTCATCTTTTCCTCCCTTTTGCTTCCATGCTTCCCATCTTTCTCTGGCCACTTAACGAAATaacatgtttaaaaaaattcttgatCCTTATGGTATAAGATTTTCCCTTAAATTGGCTTTACTTGAATTCTCTGATCTTACTCAACCACTGCCCTGAAAGATAAAAGGACAAATCTTTTGACGAACCATTTCATTTCACCAAGGATACGGGATTATGAGATGGAAACTTGGAAGGTGAATGTCTATTggcacaaaaaaaagaaagtgattTCCACATCCAAACTATAATttagaaaaggccaaaaacattTGCTCAACGCATTCTACAATACTTCAAAATTGACTCTTAAGAAAGTTGATTGAATGAACATCCATGATTAAGTTCAATTTATGATTTGCGAgataagagcatctccaactgATGTGTCAAAAATGCCACATAGACATTTAACGGctagaaataacatctcacatcTCACATCACTTAAAGATGCTCTAAGTAGATTCCAGCCTATGTGAGACATGTTTTCTCAGTTGTAATGTCGAGCATCACTTTATATGATCATTTAACTGAGTACTAGGaaacatataattaaattGCAAAGAAATGAAGTCATTTATGTCATAATAATGCACGTATGCATTTGTGTATGTGAATTTTGGTACACTTGGTGGTTCTATTGCTGTAATTATGTTATGACCCATTTTAGGcacattttaatattattaattaagacccaaaacccataaacagatctttaattattttttatcaacATATCTATGTTTTAAACACTTGTTCATTTGagaaattatattaaaaaaaaagaaaaattaggtcttcttcttcctcaacctGGCGCggctcctttttcttttccaccatatcttttctcttctctctctctctctctctctctctctctctctctctctctctccaatctttccttctctctctctttggctTCTGGCTTCAAAATTGACCAGAAACGTACCATCCAGAACCTAGGATATGCGTATCCGTTAGTCAAAGATCGCATCTGTTGACTTCAATACGTATCCAATGCGTATTGGAGCGTATCCGATGCATATCGTATCTGATTGCATATCTAGTACAGGATACGGACCTAAGTCCGCGTATCCGTGCTTCTTAGTTGAAAACGCAATGTCGTTATCCAAAAAACGATTTGTTGTCCTATTGTCACATGTGGAAATTTCAAGAGCTCTGAACAATTTGGAGGGAAATTCAGTTATTCTTTCACAGctattgtcttcttcttcttcttcctcgtacacattctctctctctgcaattATGCAATTTTGCAACTCAAGGCCACATATCATTCTTAGGGTGAAAGATGAATCTAGAAGAAATCTTCAACGACCTAGTCCAACAAATGCTCTCACCGGGCACTGCACTTCATCTAAAATCAAGATTCTTAAAGATTATGAttatatgtttttgttgtatgAAATCTAGAAATAGGACTTGGAAATATAAGTTGAAAATAGAGGATTGCATCTTCCTTTTGAAATTCTCTTCCCATTAATCAGAAATCTAGCAAAAGCTTGTAGTCGTTTGAGGACAATGAATTCATTCTTAAATTCACATCAGCTTTTCATATATGTCTTTAATATGTACTCCGCTTGTTGCCCTTTAGCTTCAATCTTAGGCTCAATGATTACTTGATTATAGTTTATACCCAATTGTATCAACGATAAATCCTCTTTTGTATTAACTTGTGATTGTTCaaccaaaagggaaaaaaaaaattgtttgaatGAAAGCTGTCTTTTGGAGAAAATGATATGAATCTTAATAAGAAATGAAGATTCTTAAAGATTATGATATGTTTTTATTGTATGAAATCTAGAAATAGGACTTGGAAATATAAGCTGAAAAGAGAGGATTGcatcttctttttgaaaaTCTCTTCCCATTGATCAGAAATCTAACAAAAGCTTGTAGTCATTTGAGGACAATGAATTCATTCTTAAATTCACATAAGCTTTTCATATATGTCCTTAATATGTACTCCACTTGTCGTCCTTTAGCTTCAATCTTAGGCTCTGTAGAAAATGATTTCTCTTGATTCAAATCTGTTTACAATGTACAACTATATAGGAGATTTGTTTGACTATTACAAGAAGTAATAAACAGCATTAAAGACTATAATTACAAAGAATCAAAACTGATCTTCAATTAGACAATCAGTTTTGATAGAGAAGAGGAAATCTCTCTAACACCCTCCCTCAAACTTGGCGGGCCTGCACGAACAAGTTCGCAAGTAAGAAGAACATGACGATGCTTGTGAA
This window encodes:
- the LOC18789798 gene encoding CRC domain-containing protein TSO1 isoform X1, producing MDTPERNQIGTPKAKFEDSPVFNYINSLSPIKPVKSVHITQTFSSLSFASLPSVFTSPHVSAHKESRFLRRHNISDPSKPESSLESGNKVSANEDAAQLYINSEELREDCVQGVSTGEDSVEPSSEHSKFVIELPRNLKYDCGSPDCHPTTRCGTEAHCELEVADLSAPLVPYVQKTSEEGSSSDEAHLQIICQTVQRKEGTGCDWESLICDAADLLIFDSPNGTEAFKGLMQNSLDPVTRFCTSLAPQLTQNDVNDEQNVQVLDMVGSGGQLETEDPASQYGEASKLERTEQMEGHLNNCMVSSQSEKEDNKVETPLQFNCKPAVLNLQRGLRRRCLDFEMAGARRKSLDNVSNSSSNMLSQSDEKIATNDKQLVPMKPGGESSRCILPGIGLHLNALAKTSKDYKIIKCESLAYGRQLSLPNSTADIHSPTGQGPGHESFSSASSERDMDGTENGVQLAHDASQEPAFLANEEFNQNSPKKKRRRFEHAGETESCKRCNCKKSKCLKLYCECFAAGVYCIEPCSCQECFNKPIHEDTVLATRKQIESRNPLAFAPKVIRSSDSVPELGQEESSKTPASARHKRGCNCKKSSCLKKYCECYQGGVGCSISCRCEGCKNAFGRKDGSFIGTEAELDEEEAEACEKSVAEKHQQKIEIQKNEEQRLDSALPTTPLRLSRQMVSLPFSSKNKPPRSSVFSIGGSSSGLYTSQKLGQPNILRPESKFERHSQSVPEDEMPEILQGDVSPSTGVKTASPNSKRVCPPNTDFGPSPGRRTGRKLILQSIPSFPSLTPQH
- the LOC18789798 gene encoding CRC domain-containing protein TSO1 isoform X2 — encoded protein: MDTPERNQIGTPKAKFEDSPVFNYINSLSPIKPVKSVHITQTFSSLSFASLPSVFTSPHVSAHKESRFLRRHNISDPSKPESSLESGNKVSANEDAAQLYINSEELREDCVQGVSTGEDSVEPSSEHSKFVIELPRNLKYDCGSPDCHPTTRCGTEAHCELEVADLSAPLVPYVQKTSEEGSSSDEAHLQIICQTVQRKEGTGCDWESLICDAADLLIFDSPNGTEAFKGLMQNSLDPVTRFCTSLAPQLTQNDVNDEQNVQVLDMVGSGGQLETEDPASQYGEASKLERTEQMEGHLNNCMVSSQSEKEDNKVETPLQFNCKPAVLNLQRGLRRRCLDFEMAGARRKSLDNVSNSSSNMLSQSDEKIATNDKQLVPMKPGGESSRCILPGIGLHLNALAKTSKDYKIIKCESLAYGRQLSLPNSTADIHSPTGQGPGHESFSSASSERDMDGTENGVQLAHDASQEPAFLANEEFNQNSPKKKRRRFEHAGETESCKRCNCKKSKCLKLYCECFAAGVYCIEPCSCQECFNKPIHEDTVLATRKQIESRNPLAFAPKVIRSSDSVPELGEESSKTPASARHKRGCNCKKSSCLKKYCECYQGGVGCSISCRCEGCKNAFGRKDGSFIGTEAELDEEEAEACEKSVAEKHQQKIEIQKNEEQRLDSALPTTPLRLSRQMVSLPFSSKNKPPRSSVFSIGGSSSGLYTSQKLGQPNILRPESKFERHSQSVPEDEMPEILQGDVSPSTGVKTASPNSKRVCPPNTDFGPSPGRRTGRKLILQSIPSFPSLTPQH